From Streptomyces sp. NBC_00237, a single genomic window includes:
- a CDS encoding glycosyltransferase, with the protein MDIFLVSGNVDAPGGSARRARELAGMFAARGHRVRLIGIAPVPQGERRVARGADVPYEVGILYGGLPPVAPAAPRNPLALVARGRRWAHERGMRAKAGELSAAFRGVREGVVVVLEGWALEWVALADTAGMPVVLVSHEAFAVTRSAARFGRLRWLCRTGVDRVLAPTRQDADWWALNWLTNVGVMPAPVRSGEVAAADRRGKCVVSLGRLDHDKGTDILLDAWALVAPRCPGWRLRVFGEAGGGALGRAREEALRKQCAELGIADSVEWAGYVQESARALREGAFFVLPSRQEGFPLAPLEAMGAGLPCVAFDVSPGVREIVTDGVDGLLVRQGNLDELARKMETLMVDEELRERLGEAARGVVQRYAPEVVGERWEALFALLRR; encoded by the coding sequence TTGGACATCTTTCTCGTCTCCGGCAACGTCGACGCTCCCGGCGGCAGCGCCCGGCGGGCGCGGGAGTTGGCCGGGATGTTCGCCGCGCGGGGGCATCGGGTGCGGCTGATCGGGATCGCACCCGTTCCCCAGGGGGAGCGGCGGGTGGCGCGCGGGGCGGATGTTCCGTACGAGGTCGGGATTCTGTACGGCGGGCTGCCGCCCGTCGCCCCCGCCGCGCCCCGGAATCCGCTGGCCCTGGTCGCGCGGGGGCGGCGGTGGGCGCACGAGCGGGGGATGCGGGCGAAGGCCGGGGAGTTGTCGGCGGCGTTCCGGGGGGTGCGGGAGGGGGTCGTCGTGGTGCTGGAGGGGTGGGCGCTGGAGTGGGTGGCGCTGGCGGACACCGCCGGGATGCCGGTGGTGCTGGTGAGCCATGAGGCGTTCGCCGTCACCAGGAGTGCGGCCCGGTTCGGGCGGTTGCGGTGGCTGTGCCGGACGGGGGTCGACCGGGTGCTCGCGCCGACCCGGCAGGACGCTGACTGGTGGGCGCTCAACTGGCTCACCAATGTGGGGGTGATGCCTGCGCCCGTACGGAGTGGGGAGGTGGCTGCCGCGGACCGTCGCGGCAAGTGCGTGGTGAGTCTCGGGCGGCTCGATCACGACAAGGGGACCGACATCCTGCTGGACGCCTGGGCGCTGGTCGCCCCGCGGTGTCCCGGCTGGCGGCTGCGGGTGTTCGGGGAGGCCGGTGGCGGTGCGCTCGGCAGGGCGCGCGAGGAGGCTCTGCGGAAGCAGTGTGCGGAGCTGGGGATCGCGGACTCCGTGGAGTGGGCGGGGTACGTCCAGGAGAGTGCGCGGGCGCTGCGCGAGGGAGCCTTCTTCGTACTGCCGTCGCGGCAGGAGGGGTTTCCGCTGGCGCCTCTTGAGGCGATGGGCGCCGGGTTGCCCTGTGTGGCGTTCGACGTGTCGCCGGGGGTGCGGGAGATCGTCACGGACGGGGTGGACGGGCTCCTGGTCCGGCAGGGGAATCTCGATGAACTGGCGCGGAAGATGGAGACGTTGATGGTGGACGAGGAGCTGCGGGAGCGGCTCGGGGAGGCGGCGCGGGGGGTCGTGCAACGGTACGCGCCGGAGGTGGTCGGGGAGCGGTGGGAGGCACTGTTCGCACTGTTGCGGCGCTAG
- a CDS encoding DUF1772 domain-containing protein, whose translation MSTLLLALAVVSVGLYAGMMLIFRTGIMPALARVSDEQFAAAMRRINEDVPRGIFVTTMFASVLFPVAALIVPPEGGRTSLQLWLLIGGLALTVLNHAVTAGGNIPLNNALATSENAPTTDTEARAAFETRWNRLHGARTLFVVAGFALLVASAVVDR comes from the coding sequence ATGTCAACTCTTCTGCTCGCACTGGCAGTTGTCTCCGTCGGCCTCTACGCGGGCATGATGCTCATCTTCCGGACGGGCATCATGCCCGCACTCGCGCGGGTCTCCGACGAACAGTTCGCGGCGGCGATGCGGCGCATCAACGAGGACGTGCCGCGCGGCATCTTCGTGACGACGATGTTCGCGTCGGTGCTCTTCCCCGTCGCCGCCCTCATCGTCCCCCCGGAGGGCGGCCGCACCTCGCTCCAGCTCTGGCTGCTGATCGGCGGCCTGGCCCTCACCGTCCTCAACCACGCCGTCACGGCGGGCGGCAACATCCCCCTCAACAACGCCCTCGCGACGTCGGAGAACGCCCCGACGACGGACACCGAAGCCCGCGCCGCCTTCGAGACCCGCTGGAACCGCCTGCACGGGGCGCGCACCCTGTTCGTGGTGGCGGGCTTCGCCCTGCTGGTGGCGAGCGCGGTCGTGGACAGGTAG
- a CDS encoding ABC transporter permease, whose amino-acid sequence MSTVVTDMAPGYRPGRTLPLRVEAKRQWRRRRTMVMAIILGALPFVLIAAFAIGGTPSERGGSASGRINLMDTATASGANFAATCLFVSAGFLLIIPVALFCGDTVASEANWSSLRYLLAAPVPRTRLLWSKLAVALAFSLAAMILLPVVALIAGTAAYGWGPLELPTGGALSAGTAVPRIAIIVGYLFVSQLVTAALAFWLSTKTDAPLGAVGGAVGLTIVGNVLDAVTALGDWRDFLPAHWQFAWVDALQPQLEWGGMLKGAAISVTYALILFALAFRGFSRKDIVS is encoded by the coding sequence ATGAGCACTGTCGTGACCGACATGGCACCCGGCTACCGGCCCGGACGCACGCTTCCCCTCCGGGTCGAGGCCAAACGCCAGTGGCGACGCCGCCGTACGATGGTCATGGCGATCATCCTGGGCGCCCTGCCCTTCGTCCTGATCGCCGCCTTCGCCATCGGAGGCACCCCCTCCGAACGCGGGGGCAGCGCGAGCGGCCGCATCAACCTGATGGACACGGCGACCGCATCCGGTGCGAACTTCGCCGCCACCTGCCTCTTCGTCTCCGCGGGCTTCCTCCTGATCATCCCCGTGGCCCTCTTCTGCGGCGACACCGTCGCCTCGGAGGCCAACTGGTCGTCGCTGCGCTACCTGCTCGCCGCACCGGTGCCCCGCACGCGCCTGCTCTGGAGCAAGCTGGCGGTGGCCCTCGCCTTCAGCCTGGCGGCGATGATCCTGCTGCCGGTGGTCGCCCTGATCGCGGGAACGGCCGCCTACGGCTGGGGTCCCCTGGAACTCCCCACCGGAGGGGCCCTGTCGGCGGGCACGGCCGTCCCCCGCATCGCGATCATCGTCGGCTATCTCTTCGTCTCCCAACTGGTCACCGCGGCCCTCGCCTTCTGGCTCTCCACGAAGACGGACGCCCCGCTGGGCGCGGTCGGCGGGGCGGTCGGCCTGACCATCGTCGGGAACGTCCTGGACGCGGTGACCGCCCTCGGCGACTGGCGCGACTTCCTCCCGGCGCACTGGCAGTTCGCCTGGGTGGACGCCCTGCAACCACAGCTGGAGTGGGGCGGCATGCTCAAGGGGGCGGCGATCTCGGTGACGTACGCGCTGATCCTCTTCGCCCTGGCCTTCCGGGGCTTCTCCCGCAAGGACATCGTCTCGTGA
- a CDS encoding putative protein N(5)-glutamine methyltransferase, with protein sequence MSLTTLSPARSAAPSTALVSAVVAQLRAAGCVFAEDEAALLLSTGRRGEALAELVELRVDGLPLEHVLGWAEFCGLRIAVDPGVFVPRPRTEFLVGHAVALAAARQPGAVVLDLCCGSGAAAAVLGARLPGIELYAADVEGAAVRCARRNVEPVGGRVYEGDLYAPLPAGIRGRVDVLVANAPYVPTQDIPLLPSEARDHEPLVALDGGVDGLDVQRRVTAEAARWLAPGGSLLIETSERQAERTVAAMVRGGLVARVEEDEETGATVAIGTLLSSLSPLSLVSSVSSVSSLCPPGGPPRASLGTAR encoded by the coding sequence ATGTCGCTCACCACGCTCTCCCCCGCGCGCTCTGCCGCTCCCTCCACCGCTCTGGTCTCCGCTGTCGTCGCACAACTGCGTGCGGCCGGCTGCGTGTTCGCCGAGGACGAGGCGGCACTGTTGCTGTCCACCGGCCGCAGGGGCGAGGCGCTCGCCGAACTGGTCGAACTGCGGGTGGACGGGCTGCCGTTGGAACACGTCCTCGGCTGGGCGGAGTTCTGCGGGCTGCGTATCGCCGTCGACCCGGGTGTCTTCGTCCCCCGCCCCCGTACGGAATTCCTCGTCGGGCACGCCGTCGCGCTGGCCGCCGCACGGCAGCCGGGGGCCGTCGTGCTGGACCTGTGCTGCGGGTCGGGCGCTGCCGCGGCGGTGCTCGGGGCCCGGCTGCCGGGCATCGAGCTGTACGCCGCCGACGTGGAGGGTGCGGCGGTGCGGTGCGCGCGGCGGAACGTGGAGCCGGTGGGCGGGCGGGTGTACGAGGGGGACCTGTACGCGCCGCTGCCCGCCGGGATACGGGGCCGGGTGGACGTCCTGGTCGCCAACGCCCCGTACGTCCCGACCCAGGACATCCCCCTCCTCCCCTCCGAGGCGCGCGACCACGAACCCCTCGTGGCGCTGGACGGCGGCGTGGACGGCCTGGACGTGCAGCGCCGGGTGACGGCGGAAGCGGCACGGTGGCTGGCACCGGGCGGCAGCCTGCTGATCGAGACGAGCGAGCGGCAGGCGGAGCGGACGGTGGCGGCGATGGTGCGGGGCGGGCTGGTGGCCCGTGTCGAGGAGGACGAGGAGACGGGGGCGACGGTCGCCATCGGGACTCTTCTGTCCTCCCTGTCTCCCCTGTCTCTCGTGTCCTCCGTGTCCTCCGTGTCCTCCCTGTGCCCTCCGGGCGGTCCCCCGCGCGCTTCCCTCGGTACGGCCCGTTGA
- a CDS encoding polysaccharide deacetylase family protein, whose amino-acid sequence MTKLRRSLISAAALVVAALLTGFADGPTAEPVDCRVAKCVALTFDGGPGRYTAELLDLLAEERVPATFFLIGKGPVFTYPELVRRMADEGHEVGNHSWTHPRLTEVPVAEARRQLVLTQDAIEQVTGRRPTLMRPPQGRTNAEVAALCKELGLAQILWNSRALDWREHDPKVIEERILKSAKRGGVVLLHDIYEGTVPAVPGIVKGLRERGFTLVSVERLFAPGVVEAGEVYRHA is encoded by the coding sequence GTGACGAAACTACGCCGCTCCCTGATCTCCGCCGCCGCGCTGGTGGTCGCCGCCCTGCTGACCGGATTCGCGGACGGTCCGACCGCGGAGCCCGTGGACTGCCGGGTGGCCAAGTGCGTGGCGCTGACCTTCGACGGCGGGCCGGGCCGGTACACGGCCGAATTGCTCGACCTGCTGGCGGAAGAGCGTGTTCCGGCGACGTTCTTCCTGATCGGGAAGGGGCCGGTCTTCACGTACCCGGAGCTGGTGCGGCGGATGGCCGACGAGGGGCACGAAGTGGGCAACCACTCGTGGACGCACCCTCGGCTCACCGAGGTGCCGGTGGCGGAGGCGCGGCGGCAGCTGGTGCTCACGCAGGACGCCATCGAGCAGGTGACGGGGCGGCGGCCGACGCTGATGCGGCCGCCGCAGGGGCGGACGAACGCGGAGGTGGCGGCCCTGTGCAAGGAGTTGGGGTTGGCGCAGATCCTGTGGAACTCGCGGGCGCTGGACTGGCGGGAGCACGATCCGAAGGTGATCGAGGAGCGGATTCTGAAGTCGGCGAAGAGGGGTGGGGTTGTGCTGCTGCACGACATCTACGAGGGGACGGTGCCTGCGGTGCCGGGGATCGTGAAGGGATTGCGGGAGCGGGGCTTCACCCTGGTGTCGGTGGAGCGGCTCTTCGCGCCGGGGGTGGTGGAGGCGGGGGAGGTGTATCGCCACGCGTAA
- a CDS encoding TerD family protein, which produces MITLSKEDGPADLAGVTHMSIGVSWDPTSGSSGGVLGKLMRTVGTDLDLIAIAMAGGDPVRLAGLDSLDPLGNGGLVHSGDNQTGKGAGDDETVTVEFSKVPPNVTSIVFVAAAYKKGAAFSKARNISFKVYDATGGSVQQVADIWPSLLTSDNGCAVAKAVRNGQSWQLEVINTTGKIKQGDEQALMRFAVNK; this is translated from the coding sequence ATGATCACGCTCAGCAAGGAAGACGGACCGGCGGACCTGGCCGGTGTGACCCACATGTCCATCGGGGTGTCCTGGGACCCCACCTCCGGCAGCAGCGGCGGCGTCCTGGGCAAGCTCATGCGCACGGTCGGCACGGACCTCGACCTGATCGCCATCGCCATGGCGGGCGGTGACCCGGTGCGGCTGGCCGGTCTGGACTCCCTGGACCCGCTGGGCAACGGCGGCCTGGTGCACAGCGGCGACAACCAGACCGGCAAGGGCGCCGGTGACGACGAGACGGTGACCGTCGAGTTCAGCAAGGTGCCGCCGAACGTCACGTCGATCGTGTTCGTCGCCGCCGCCTACAAGAAGGGCGCGGCCTTCTCCAAGGCTCGCAACATCAGCTTCAAGGTGTACGACGCCACGGGCGGCAGCGTCCAGCAGGTCGCGGACATCTGGCCGTCGCTGCTCACCAGCGACAACGGCTGCGCGGTCGCCAAGGCGGTGCGCAACGGCCAGAGCTGGCAGCTGGAGGTCATCAACACGACCGGCAAGATCAAGCAGGGCGACGAGCAGGCCCTGATGCGTTTCGCCGTCAACAAGTAG
- a CDS encoding GNAT family N-acetyltransferase, which yields MEIRRATSTGELIDAQHLYDGPALKEWAARFLAAPGHLMLIAYVDGFPAGMVSGIEMTHPDKGTEMCLYELSVDEAHRRRGIGRALTEALAAQARERGCYGMWVGVDTDNAAALATYTASGARSDGVFAMLTWDFDA from the coding sequence ATGGAGATCCGCCGCGCCACCAGCACAGGCGAACTGATCGACGCCCAGCACCTGTACGACGGGCCCGCGCTCAAGGAGTGGGCGGCGCGCTTCCTCGCCGCCCCCGGCCATCTGATGCTGATCGCGTACGTCGACGGCTTCCCGGCCGGGATGGTCTCGGGCATCGAGATGACGCACCCCGACAAGGGCACCGAGATGTGCCTGTACGAGCTGTCCGTCGACGAGGCCCACCGCAGGCGCGGCATCGGGCGCGCACTCACCGAGGCGCTGGCGGCGCAGGCCCGGGAGCGCGGCTGTTACGGCATGTGGGTCGGCGTGGACACGGACAACGCGGCGGCCCTGGCCACCTACACGGCGTCGGGCGCCCGGTCCGACGGCGTGTTCGCGATGCTGACCTGGGACTTCGACGCCTGA
- a CDS encoding alpha/beta fold hydrolase, whose product MENPLRRLPRGRLRGRRPAAVVAVLAVLLGGGVWASVAAADDPVPVHRSDRMMEMPGARIDTSYFVAGAGGGDGTGRRPAVLIGHGFGGSKDDVRAQAEELARDGYAVLTWSARGFGKSGGRIGLNDPDAEVKDVTRLVDWLARQKDVLLDKDGDPRVGVTGGSYGGAISLLAAGYDPRVDAIAPRITYWNLAQSLFPDGVFKKLWAGIFITTGGGCQRFEPKLCELYERVAVSGKPDDAARTVLEALSPSAVADRIKVPTLILQGQSDSLFPLGQADQMARAIERNGAPVAVDWLSGGHDGGDPETDRADERVSAWFDRHLKKDTSADTGPAFRVSRTGGVDSTNGSANLRGATADRYPGLRGDVRNIPLTGRAPEQTFANPAGANPPAISSVPGAGALSQLSGLGVGLSLDFPGQYARYDSAPLDTGVQVTGTPTVKVRVKSTSDDMVLFAKVYDASANGQQVLPHQLVTPVRVTGAKAGRTVELTLPAIDHTFQAGHRMRLLLTATDLGYASPAEPATYTVSLDGGGLSVPTDPKLATASAGIAWWVWGLPLASALVAALLLLSARRRTTAPAPDPALADVPLQITALSKRYGTSGDRYAVRDLSFRVEKGQVLGLLGPNGAGKTTTLRMLMGLITPDGGEIRVFGHAIRPGAPVLSRVGAFVEGAGFLPHLSGRANLDLYWQATGRPTADAHIEEALEIAGLGDALQRAVRTYSQGMRQRLAIAQAMLGMPDLLILDEPTNGLDPPQIREMRDVMIRYAAGGRTVIVSSHLLSEVEQSCTDLVVMDHGKLVQAGPVAEIIGSGDTLLVTVDGEVTEAVIEKVTALPGIETAVRAEGGLLVRLDGASAQQLIAELVRMDVPLTGVGPHRRLEDAFLTLIGGSA is encoded by the coding sequence ATGGAGAATCCCCTTCGCCGACTTCCGCGTGGGCGCCTGCGCGGACGTCGGCCCGCCGCCGTCGTGGCGGTGCTCGCGGTGCTGCTGGGCGGTGGTGTCTGGGCGTCCGTGGCCGCCGCGGACGACCCGGTTCCGGTGCACAGGTCCGACCGCATGATGGAGATGCCCGGCGCACGCATCGACACCTCGTACTTCGTCGCGGGAGCGGGAGGGGGAGACGGTACGGGCCGCCGCCCCGCCGTCCTGATCGGGCACGGCTTCGGCGGGTCCAAGGACGACGTCCGCGCCCAGGCCGAGGAGCTCGCCCGCGACGGGTACGCCGTCCTGACCTGGTCCGCCCGGGGCTTCGGCAAGTCCGGCGGCAGGATCGGCCTCAACGACCCCGACGCCGAGGTCAAGGACGTCACCCGCCTCGTCGACTGGCTCGCGCGGCAGAAGGACGTACTGCTCGACAAGGACGGCGACCCCCGTGTGGGCGTCACCGGCGGCTCCTACGGCGGCGCGATCTCCCTGCTGGCCGCCGGGTACGACCCCCGCGTCGACGCCATCGCCCCCCGGATCACGTACTGGAACCTCGCCCAGTCCCTCTTCCCCGACGGGGTGTTCAAGAAGCTCTGGGCCGGGATCTTCATCACCACCGGCGGCGGCTGCCAGCGCTTCGAACCGAAGCTGTGCGAGCTGTACGAAAGGGTCGCCGTCAGCGGCAAGCCGGACGACGCCGCGCGCACCGTCCTGGAGGCGCTCAGCCCGTCCGCCGTCGCCGACCGCATCAAGGTGCCGACGCTGATCCTCCAGGGGCAGAGCGACTCCCTGTTCCCCCTCGGCCAGGCCGACCAGATGGCCCGTGCCATCGAGCGCAACGGTGCTCCCGTCGCCGTCGACTGGCTGTCCGGCGGGCACGACGGCGGCGACCCGGAGACCGACCGCGCCGATGAGCGCGTCTCCGCCTGGTTCGACCGGCACCTCAAGAAGGACACCTCCGCCGACACCGGTCCCGCCTTCCGCGTCAGCCGCACCGGAGGCGTCGACTCCACCAACGGCTCCGCCAACCTGCGCGGCGCCACCGCCGACCGCTACCCGGGCCTGCGCGGCGACGTCCGGAACATTCCGCTGACCGGCCGGGCGCCCGAGCAGACCTTCGCCAACCCGGCGGGCGCCAATCCGCCCGCCATCTCCTCCGTGCCCGGCGCGGGCGCCCTCTCGCAGCTCTCCGGGCTCGGTGTGGGCCTCTCCCTCGACTTCCCCGGCCAGTACGCCCGTTACGACTCCGCGCCCCTCGACACGGGCGTCCAGGTCACCGGAACACCCACCGTGAAGGTGCGCGTGAAGTCCACCAGTGACGACATGGTGCTCTTCGCGAAGGTCTACGACGCGAGCGCCAACGGCCAACAGGTCCTCCCGCACCAGCTCGTCACCCCGGTCCGCGTCACCGGCGCGAAGGCGGGCAGAACCGTCGAGCTCACGCTCCCGGCCATCGACCACACGTTCCAGGCCGGGCACCGGATGCGGCTCCTGCTCACCGCGACGGACCTCGGCTACGCCTCCCCGGCCGAGCCGGCGACGTACACCGTGTCGCTCGACGGCGGCGGCCTCAGCGTCCCCACCGACCCGAAGCTGGCCACCGCCTCCGCCGGGATCGCCTGGTGGGTGTGGGGGCTCCCGCTCGCGAGCGCCCTGGTGGCGGCCCTCCTGCTGCTGAGCGCGCGCCGCCGCACCACCGCCCCGGCACCGGACCCGGCGCTCGCCGACGTCCCCCTCCAGATCACCGCCCTCAGCAAGCGGTACGGCACGTCCGGCGACCGGTACGCCGTCCGTGACCTGTCCTTCCGCGTCGAGAAGGGCCAGGTCCTCGGGCTCCTCGGCCCCAACGGTGCGGGCAAGACCACCACCCTGCGCATGCTGATGGGCCTGATCACTCCCGACGGCGGCGAGATCCGCGTCTTCGGGCACGCCATCCGCCCCGGCGCACCCGTCCTCTCCCGGGTCGGCGCGTTCGTCGAGGGCGCGGGCTTCCTCCCGCACCTGTCGGGACGCGCGAACCTGGACCTGTACTGGCAGGCCACAGGACGCCCCACGGCGGACGCGCACATCGAGGAGGCCCTGGAGATCGCCGGGCTCGGCGACGCCCTCCAGCGCGCCGTACGGACGTACTCCCAGGGCATGCGCCAGCGCCTGGCCATCGCGCAGGCCATGCTCGGCATGCCGGACCTGCTCATCCTGGACGAACCGACCAACGGCCTGGACCCGCCGCAGATCCGCGAGATGCGCGACGTGATGATCCGGTACGCGGCGGGCGGCCGCACCGTCATCGTCTCCAGCCATCTCCTGTCCGAGGTCGAGCAGTCCTGCACCGACCTCGTCGTGATGGACCACGGCAAGCTCGTCCAGGCGGGCCCCGTCGCCGAGATCATCGGCTCCGGCGACACCCTCCTGGTCACCGTCGACGGCGAGGTCACCGAAGCGGTGATCGAGAAGGTGACCGCGCTGCCGGGCATCGAGACGGCCGTACGGGCCGAGGGCGGGCTCCTGGTCCGCCTCGACGGCGCGAGCGCGCAGCAGCTCATCGCGGAACTGGTGCGCATGGACGTGCCGCTGACGGGCGTCGGACCGCACCGCCGCCTGGAGGACGCGTTCCTCACCCTGATCGGAGGCTCCGCATGA
- a CDS encoding dynamin family protein → MDVRPQLLDALSALRDRVAAVRLPFPLPGAPRARQTRVELLAQLDDYLVPRLRDPEAPLLAVIGGSTGAGKSTLVNSLVGRRVTEAGVLRPTTRTPVLVCHPDDHHWFAGQRVLPQLTRVWLPERCEEETEEGGEEESGVLRVETSESLPVGLALLDAPDIDSLVAANRVLAAELICAADVWVMVTTASRYADAVPWHLLRTAKEYDAMLVTVLDRVPHQVVGEVSRQYAALLTRAGLGEVPRFTIPELPESAGGGSGLLPSTAVAPLLEWLTHRVRDPAARQQAVARTARGVMDSLNARMPELAGAVSAQYAAAVRLTSAVEDAYESEGERVRSRLERGAVLSGDALTRWRAHPTDATDGELLDSLVDSLIALLQCAVAAADERVRAAWGAEPAAQAVVPAGPDPESGERIGLVVRRWRRVLEELAEEEVREMERPAAPDPETVAALLAATLLGGRRARSAGERLAERIGAQGALRLRDRGGELVTTYIERVLHAERDRRLAPLDALDVTPEPQAELIAALSVTKKER, encoded by the coding sequence TTGGACGTACGGCCTCAGCTGCTTGACGCACTTTCCGCCCTGCGCGACCGTGTCGCCGCCGTGCGCCTTCCCTTTCCGCTGCCCGGGGCGCCCAGGGCGCGGCAGACGCGGGTGGAACTCCTCGCACAGCTCGACGACTATCTGGTGCCCCGGCTGCGCGATCCCGAAGCCCCCCTGCTCGCCGTCATCGGCGGGTCCACCGGGGCGGGGAAGTCGACGCTCGTCAATTCTCTGGTGGGACGACGGGTCACCGAGGCAGGTGTGCTGAGGCCGACCACGCGCACACCTGTGCTGGTGTGCCATCCCGACGACCACCACTGGTTCGCGGGACAGCGCGTACTGCCCCAACTGACGCGCGTATGGCTGCCGGAACGGTGCGAGGAGGAGACGGAGGAGGGAGGCGAGGAGGAGAGCGGGGTGCTGCGGGTGGAGACCTCCGAGTCGCTGCCCGTGGGGCTCGCCCTGCTGGACGCCCCCGACATCGATTCGCTCGTCGCCGCCAACAGGGTGCTCGCGGCCGAACTGATCTGCGCCGCCGACGTCTGGGTGATGGTGACCACGGCCTCGCGCTACGCGGACGCGGTGCCCTGGCATCTGCTGCGTACCGCCAAGGAGTACGACGCCATGCTGGTGACCGTTCTCGACCGGGTGCCCCACCAGGTGGTCGGCGAGGTGTCGCGGCAGTACGCGGCGCTGCTCACCCGGGCGGGCCTCGGCGAGGTGCCCCGCTTCACCATCCCCGAACTCCCCGAGTCGGCGGGCGGCGGCAGCGGACTGCTGCCCTCCACGGCCGTCGCCCCCCTGCTGGAGTGGCTCACCCACCGGGTGCGTGATCCCGCCGCCCGGCAGCAGGCCGTCGCCCGTACCGCACGGGGCGTCATGGACTCGCTGAACGCCCGGATGCCGGAGCTGGCGGGTGCGGTCTCCGCCCAGTACGCCGCCGCCGTACGGCTGACGTCGGCCGTCGAGGACGCCTACGAGTCGGAGGGCGAGCGGGTGCGCAGTCGGCTGGAGCGCGGCGCGGTGCTCTCGGGCGACGCCCTCACCCGCTGGCGCGCCCACCCGACGGACGCCACCGACGGGGAACTGCTCGACTCCCTGGTGGACAGCCTCATCGCCCTCCTCCAGTGCGCCGTCGCCGCCGCCGACGAGCGCGTACGGGCCGCCTGGGGCGCCGAGCCCGCAGCGCAAGCAGTGGTTCCGGCAGGACCCGACCCCGAGTCAGGCGAGCGCATCGGCCTGGTCGTACGGCGCTGGCGGCGGGTCCTGGAGGAGCTGGCGGAGGAAGAGGTACGGGAGATGGAACGGCCGGCGGCCCCCGACCCGGAAACCGTGGCGGCCCTCCTCGCGGCGACGCTCCTGGGCGGACGGCGGGCCCGTTCGGCGGGGGAGCGGCTGGCCGAACGGATCGGGGCCCAGGGCGCGCTCAGGCTGCGCGACCGGGGCGGCGAGCTGGTGACGACGTACATCGAACGGGTGCTGCACGCCGAGCGGGACCGACGGCTGGCACCCCTGGACGCGCTGGACGTGACGCCGGAGCCGCAGGCCGAGCTGATCGCCGCGCTGTCCGTGACGAAGAAGGAGAGGTGA